One Cucurbita pepo subsp. pepo cultivar mu-cu-16 chromosome LG09, ASM280686v2, whole genome shotgun sequence DNA window includes the following coding sequences:
- the LOC111801657 gene encoding receptor-like serine/threonine-protein kinase At4g25390, producing MPSRSISPSPSPSSLHTHHHPLSSRLLPPIVAASTAAFSLFLFFIVLFRKITRKRTAPADSKPPHRFSYSLLRRATESFSPSRRLGQGGFGSVYRGILPQTHKEIAVKLMDSGSLQGEREFQNELFFASKIDSSFVVSVLGFCSDQKRRRMLLVYELLHNGNLQDALLHRKCPELMEWKKRFSVAVDIAKGLDHLHGLDPPVIHGDIKPSNVLLDHCFSAKIGDFGLARLKLENSQFEVEVKVNGGVEEEKKEKKGEYESNRGCIVEDCGSVAEEAESVTTGFDEFNVGVDQSPESFLRIPVSETSPETVEVATTSPETALAAAAMASPSEVAFDRASVENGKEPSSVEKKSSFGFKNSISGKDWWWKQENGVGTSGNVKEYVMEWIGSEIKPERPKSEWIAASSSGRTVKKSEKKKNKKRLEWWMSMDDEKNTKNLKKEKRRPVREWWKEEYCEELAKKRKKKKPQKGAGSCDEKEGYMWPGDDEMYREKKRRTRSRSHGSRGSIDWWLDGLSGELWRARGNSHDSTGGDIPKSGGISSTPSMRGTMCYIAPEYGGGGDLSEKSDVYSYGVLLLVLIAGRRPLQVTNSPLSEFQRANLLSWARHLARAGKLIDLVDQSIQSLDKEQALLCIKVALLCLQKLPARRPSMKEVVGILTGALEPPQLPTELSPSPPSRFPAKLHRKAR from the exons ATGCCATCTCGCTCCATTTCCCcgtctccttctccttcttcactACACACCCATCACCATCCTCTGTCCAGTCGTCTTCTTCCCCCAATCGTTGCCGCTTCCACTGCCGCTTTCTCTCTATTCCTCTTTTTCATTGTTCTCTTCCGTAAAATTACCCGGAAACGCACTGCCCCTGCTGATTCCAAACCGCCCCATCGATTCTCCTACTCCCTTCTTCGTCGTGCCACCGAATCTTTCTCCCCTTCTCGCCGTCTCGGCCAAGGGGGCTTTGGGTCTGTTTATCGTGGCATTCTTCCGCAAACCCACAAGGAAATTGCGGTCAAACTTATGGATTCTGGGTCTCTACAAGGCGAAAGGGAATTTCAGAACGAGCTGTTCTTTGCCTCCAAGATTGACTCGTCTTTTGTCGTTAGCGTTCTTGGGTTTTGCTCTGATCAGAAGCGGCGGAGGATGTTGTTAGTTTATGAGCTTTTGCATAATGGGAATTTGCAGGATGCTCTGTTGCATAGGAAGTGCCCGGAGCTTATGGAGTGGAAGAAACGATTTTCAGTTGCGGTTGATATCGCCAAGGGATTAGATCATCTTCATGGGTTAGATCCACCAGTTATTCATGGTGATATCAAGCCTAGCAATGTGCTTTTGGATCATTGTTTCTCGGCTAAAATTGGGGATTTTGGGCTTGCTAGGTTGAAATTGGAGAATAGTCAATTTGAAGTTGAGGTGAAGGTGAATGGTGGtgtggaggaggagaagaaggaaaaaaaggggGAATATGAGAGCAATCGTGGTTGTATAGTTGAAGATTGTGGATCTGTGGCCGAGGAAGCTGAGAGTGTTACTACTGGATTTGATGAATTCAACGTGGGGGTTGATCAGTCACCTGAGAGCTTTTTGAGAATTCCCGTTTCAGAGACATCGCCAGAGACGGTGGAGGTTGCCACGACTTCACCCGAGACTGCTTTGGCGGCTGCAGCGATGGCATCCCCATCGGAAGTGGCTTTTGACAGAGCTAGTGTTGAGAATGGGAAAGAGCCGAGCAGTGTGGAGAAGAAAAGTAGTTTTGGGTTTAAGAATAGTATATCAGGTAAAGATTGGTGGTGGAAGCAGGAAAATGGAGTTGGTACCAGTGGGAATGTCAAGGAATATGTGATGGAGTGGATTGGATCAGAGATCAAGCCTGAGAGGCCGAAGAGCGAATGGATTGCAGCCTCGTCGAGTGGCAGAACTGTAAAGAAAtcagagaaaaagaagaacaagaagcgATTAGAATGGTGGATGTCTATGGATGATGAGAAGAATACCAAGAATctgaaaaaagagaagagaaggcCAGTGAGGGAGTGGTGGAAGGAGGAGTATTGTGAAGAACTtgcaaagaaaaggaagaaaaagaagcctCAAAAGGGCGCAGGTAGTTGTGATGAGAAAGAGGGTTACATGTGGCCAGGGGATGATGAAATGtacagagagaaaaagagaagaaccAGAAGCAGAAGCCATGGAAGCCGAGGCAGCATCGATTGGTGGTTAGATGGACTTAGCGGGGAACTCTGGCGAGCTCGTGGGAACAGCCACGATTCAACCGGAGGGGACATTCCCAAAAGTGGTGGCATTAGTAGTACTCCAAGTATGAGAGGAACAATGTGTTACATTGCCCCTGAATACGGCGGTGGCGGAGATCTCTCCGAGAAATCTGATGTTTATAGCTATGGAGTTCTATTATTAGTTCTTATAGCTGGAAGAAGACCCCTTCAGGTGACAAATTCACCACTTTCAGAATTCCAGCGTGCCAATCTCTTATCGTGGGCTCGTCATCTCGCTCGAGCTGGAAAACTCATTGACTTGGTCGATCAGTCGATTCAGTCCTTGGATAAAGAACAAGCCCTTCTTTGCATCAAGGTTGCCCTGCTTTGTTTGCAGAAACTGCCTGCCCGCAGGCCCTCCATGAAAGAGGTTGTGGGCATACTAACAGGTGCATTGGAGCCACCTCAACTACCAACAGAACTGTCTCCTTCACCGCCATCTCGCTTCCCTGCGAAGTTGCATAGGAAGGCTCG GTAA